GCTGTCAGCCAATAGTAGAAACTCAGCTCTTCACTGAGACCTACCCGTCGATAACGACAGTGCTGAACGTTGGCATCAGCCTTTGACTAGAAACTACCCCTAGTTGCTAGCTGAGTGCTGCGGGGCTGTGGTCGTAGTCATCCCAGAAGGTGGGGTGAACTTTACCTTGAATGCGATCCCAACGAGCATCGTCGCCAACTTGCACCCCAATCTCAGCAGCCGATCGACTCAACAGTGCTTGCTGACGAATCTTGACTGCGCGATGGTGACCCATCATTAGCGATCGAGCTAGGGCAAAAACTGAACCTTGAGCACTGGTCGCCACGGGCTGGGTTGTAGCTGTAGTTGCTGCTGCTTGAGGAGCAGTCACACCAGTTTGATAGGCAATACCGCGATAGATCAAGTTTAAGGTGGGTAGCTGTACAGGCAATTGCTTCACATTGCAGAACCGCCAGTCTAAGCCACGATACTTACCACCAACATTACCGTTAACTGCCGCTACAGCGGGTGGGTTGTAGTCGTATGCCAAACCACGATAAAAGAGTTTCATAGGTCGCCTCCAGAGTGTATCGAGTAATCATCAGTTGAGGCGCGTTCCTTCAGGGGTAACCCTTACTTCCGTCTCTGGATTCACCAGCGCCTTAGAGTTAACACTGTAGAAACTTCCAGAGATGAACGATTTATTATTTCTGTATTCAGTTTTACAGTTTTTAGAGAAAATGTCAAGTCTTTTAGGGAAGTTTTCTTGGATTTTCTCTGGAAATACTAGACAAGAGCCTTTCCAGCAAGGGTTACAGCCATAAGTTCAGATTCTGTGGGCAAGAGAAAAGTTAGTTTTTCTTGACAGTTTGACTCTCTGGCGTGAAATCCCTTGAGCACTATGAATTGATAGCGCAATAGACATGTGAAGAAATGCTGGAGCAGCCCTACATCCCCTTACGTCCTAGAGCAGCAAGGTGAGGTAAAAGTGAGGCAATGTTGCTCCTGATGTCTATGATGCCCTATCTATCGAAATCAGATTTTAAGCTGGCGCAAGAGTGTCCTACCAAGCTGTACTACAAAAAGCTGGGTTATCCTTCCATTGCTGATGAGAATCCCTATCTGCAATTGCTAGCCGATGGCAGCTACATGATAGAGGCGATCGCCAAACTACTGTTTCCCCATGGCATCGACCTTATGCCTGAACTAGGGAGTAAAGATGGCATTGACCATGCTATTTGCCAAACCCAAGCTGCTCTTACGGCTAGCCACGTTACTCTGTTCGAGGCAACGTTTTACAGCCACGGCAAACTGGCACGGGTTGATATTTTGGACAAGCACGGCGATCGCTTTCACCTGATTGAAATTAAGTCGAAGGGCTATAACTCTAAGGATTCCTACAATCTACGGGGCAAAAAAGGGACGATTCTGGCAGAGTGGCAACCCTACCTAGAAGATATTGCCTTCCAAGTACTGGTTTTACAGGAGCTATTTCCCCATGCCCAGGTTCATCCTTTTTTGCTGGTGCCTGACCAGGCTAAAACCACCACGATTGATTGCATTCATTCTCTGTTTCACCTACAGCACGTGCTCGATCCAGCCTCTGGACGCACTCGTACCGTTGTGCAATTTATGGGCGATCCCGACCAGCTACGGCACGATCACTTTTTGACCCAGGTTGATGTCAGCGCTGAGGTGGCTGAACTGCTTCCTCAGGTAAAAGCTGCGGCTCAACGCTATGTAGACAGCTTGCAACCTCAGATAACAAGGCTGGAGCCACCGTTGGCTGTGAATCGATGTAAAGTTTGTGAGTTTCGGGCAACAACCACCGACGGTCGTAGTGGCTTTCGGGACTGTTGGGGGGCATTGGCAGATCCATCCCCTCATCTGTTAGATCTCAGCTA
The Cyanobacteriota bacterium DNA segment above includes these coding regions:
- a CDS encoding DUF4278 domain-containing protein, translating into MKLFYRGLAYDYNPPAVAAVNGNVGGKYRGLDWRFCNVKQLPVQLPTLNLIYRGIAYQTGVTAPQAAATTATTQPVATSAQGSVFALARSLMMGHHRAVKIRQQALLSRSAAEIGVQVGDDARWDRIQGKVHPTFWDDYDHSPAALS